Part of the Pseudomonas chlororaphis genome, CAGGACAAGCGGCGCTTGGTTAGCGTCGCGTTCGGTCGCGACCACCGCCAGCGGGGCATCGGCGAAGGCGAAATAGGTGTGCTGGCCGCTCTGTACACTCACCGCCGGATCACCACCGCCGTAAGGTTATCCCGCGCCGCGCCACCCAGAACCTCGTCGAACAAGCGCTCCACTGCCGAACACGGTGAAGCCAGCCCCAACGCGCCGCCCAAGGCCTCTGCGCCAAGGCCTTGATACAGGCCATCACTGCACAGCAAGAACGTATCACCGGGATACACCGCCAGTTCCAACGTCTCCAGCGTCAATTCTTGCTCGGCGCCCACCGCGCGGGTCAGTGCCTTGCCCGCGGGGTGCGCACAGGCCTCGGCGCGGCTGATGCGTTGGGTGTCGATGAGTTGCTGTTGCAGGGAGTGGTCCTTGGACAGCTGATACAACCGCCGGCCGCGCCAGAGGTAGCAGCGGCTGTCGCCGGCCCAGATGCAGATGCCATGGTTGCCTTCCAATAGCAGCACCACCACCGTGCTGCCCATCATACCGGGATGACGCTCGGTGACGGTCAGCTCCTGGCTAAGCCGCCGATTGCTCCAGCGCAAGCACCGACGCACTGCACTGGCGCGTTCATAGAGGTCTGGATGCATCGGTAACTCGGCCAGGTGGGCAACAATCAGCTGGCTGGCAATGTCACCGCCCCTGTATCCGCCCATTCCGTCGGCAACGGCCCATAACCCCTGTTGCGGACATTCTAGAAAGGCATCCTCATTACGCGTCCGGACCTTACCGGTATCCGTGCGCGCAGCACTGCGCCAGGGGCCATCGGT contains:
- a CDS encoding protein phosphatase, producing MQTDGPWRSAARTDTGKVRTRNEDAFLECPQQGLWAVADGMGGYRGGDIASQLIVAHLAELPMHPDLYERASAVRRCLRWSNRRLSQELTVTERHPGMMGSTVVVLLLEGNHGICIWAGDSRCYLWRGRRLYQLSKDHSLQQQLIDTQRISRAEACAHPAGKALTRAVGAEQELTLETLELAVYPGDTFLLCSDGLYQGLGAEALGGALGLASPCSAVERLFDEVLGGAARDNLTAVVIRR